The proteins below are encoded in one region of Thermoplasmata archaeon:
- a CDS encoding DegT/DnrJ/EryC1/StrS aminotransferase family protein has protein sequence MINIAKPLLGEEEKRAVLEVMGSGKLAQGERVEQFEKAFASYIGTKHAVAVGNGTIAIHLALLAHGIGNGAEVVTTPFTFIGTVTPITFCGARPVFADIDPRTFNILPNDISKALTDRTKAILPVHLFGLPADMDEILELAERRGIPVIEDACQAHGALYKGKRVGSLGSCACFSFYPTKNMTTGEGGMVTTNDDELASKIRLLRDHGQKSRYEHVVIGYNFRMNDISAAIGIEQLKKLEGFNAKRRANASVLDRGLQGIQGVVTPHVPEGLTHVYHQYTIRARLRDALKDYLEKNGIKSGVYYPRPVTDNPPLRPFATRPTPNAKRACREVLSLPVHPALAEEDLARIVNTIASFYIGK, from the coding sequence GTGATAAACATCGCTAAGCCCCTGCTCGGCGAGGAGGAGAAGAGGGCCGTGCTGGAGGTGATGGGCTCAGGGAAGCTCGCCCAGGGGGAGAGGGTGGAGCAGTTTGAGAAGGCCTTCGCGTCGTATATCGGGACAAAGCACGCTGTCGCCGTCGGCAATGGGACGATAGCGATTCATCTCGCTCTACTTGCGCACGGAATAGGAAACGGGGCTGAGGTGGTGACCACCCCATTCACGTTCATAGGGACCGTCACCCCGATAACATTCTGCGGCGCTAGGCCGGTCTTCGCCGACATAGATCCTCGGACCTTCAATATCTTACCTAATGATATCTCTAAAGCGCTGACGGATAGGACAAAGGCCATCCTACCCGTACATCTCTTCGGCCTCCCGGCCGATATGGATGAAATTCTCGAGCTGGCTGAGAGAAGAGGAATTCCGGTCATCGAAGACGCCTGCCAAGCCCATGGGGCCCTCTACAAAGGAAAAAGGGTCGGCTCGCTGGGCAGCTGCGCCTGCTTCAGCTTCTATCCGACAAAGAACATGACCACGGGCGAGGGGGGCATGGTGACCACCAACGACGATGAGCTTGCGTCGAAGATAAGGCTACTGAGGGACCACGGACAGAAGAGCCGCTACGAGCACGTCGTCATCGGCTACAATTTCAGGATGAACGACATCTCCGCCGCCATCGGCATCGAGCAGCTGAAGAAACTCGAGGGCTTCAACGCAAAGAGGAGGGCCAATGCCTCCGTGCTCGACCGGGGCCTCCAGGGCATCCAGGGCGTCGTTACCCCCCACGTCCCGGAAGGGCTGACCCATGTCTACCACCAGTATACCATCCGGGCGCGGCTGAGGGACGCCCTCAAGGATTATCTTGAAAAAAATGGAATAAAGAGCGGGGTCTACTATCCGAGGCCGGTGACCGACAACCCACCCCTCAGGCCCTTCGCCACCCGTCCCACCCCGAATGCCAAGCGCGCCTGCAGGGAGGTCCTGAGCCTTCCCGTCCATCCGGCGCTCGCCGAGGAGGATCTAGCGAGAATAGTGAATACCATCGCATCATTTTACATCGGAAAGTGA
- the mvk gene encoding mevalonate kinase: MASGIGYGKVILFGEHFVVYGLPAIASAISDTTVAEATLARGAGGLEAGPETFVLEGDGWTLYDNRPETPGYKKEKAAEQRRAVELILSHLGIDTRKNPVNLALGGALKAASGVGASAAACAAIARALSSLFDLGLTDEEINRAAHEGEKGFHGTPSGIDDTAATYGGLFLFKKEQPTNHIEMIRLRRPLEIVLGNTGITSSTKAVVEEVRRRREAAPEKFSRIFSEAEALALEAKEALERGDVGRVGTLMTRNHELLRELGVSCEELERLVELAIRAGAPGAKLTGTGRGGLMVALTPGVDLQERVARAIENAGFTALRTRIGC; the protein is encoded by the coding sequence GTGGCGAGCGGGATCGGGTATGGTAAAGTAATTCTGTTCGGAGAGCACTTCGTAGTGTACGGCCTTCCGGCCATCGCTTCGGCGATATCCGACACCACAGTGGCCGAGGCCACGCTCGCGCGAGGAGCCGGCGGCCTCGAGGCGGGACCCGAGACCTTCGTTCTCGAGGGCGACGGCTGGACGCTCTACGACAACAGGCCCGAGACGCCTGGGTACAAAAAGGAGAAGGCGGCCGAGCAGAGGAGGGCGGTGGAGCTGATTCTCTCCCACCTCGGAATAGACACCAGAAAGAACCCCGTGAATCTCGCGCTCGGTGGAGCCCTAAAGGCCGCCAGCGGCGTTGGTGCTTCGGCCGCCGCCTGCGCAGCCATCGCGCGCGCCCTCTCCTCCCTTTTCGATCTAGGCCTCACCGATGAGGAAATCAACCGGGCGGCCCATGAGGGAGAGAAGGGCTTTCACGGCACGCCCTCCGGAATCGACGACACCGCTGCCACATACGGGGGCCTCTTCCTCTTTAAGAAGGAGCAACCGACCAACCATATCGAAATGATTCGCCTCAGGAGGCCTCTTGAAATCGTGCTCGGGAACACGGGCATCACTTCGAGCACAAAGGCCGTGGTCGAGGAGGTCAGGAGGAGGCGAGAGGCCGCGCCGGAGAAATTCTCCAGAATATTCAGCGAGGCCGAGGCCCTCGCTCTCGAGGCAAAAGAGGCCCTAGAGAGAGGAGACGTCGGGAGGGTCGGGACGCTGATGACGCGCAACCACGAGCTCCTGAGGGAGCTCGGGGTTTCATGCGAGGAGCTAGAGAGGCTTGTGGAGCTTGCAATTCGGGCGGGCGCTCCGGGGGCCAAACTGACCGGAACCGGAAGGGGAGGCCTCATGGTCGCTCTCACGCCGGGCGTGGACCTGCAGGAGAGGGTGGCCAGAGCCATCGAGAATGCCGGGTTCACGGCGCTCAGGACTAGAATCGGGTGCTGA
- a CDS encoding UbiD family decarboxylase: MELREFLKLLESKGMLTRIKREVDTVYEAATLIKMLDGRPLYFERVKGHKMPVVSNICATRELVCLGLGIRREELITRLAEAIDHPKPPAVENTTDYTDIGTDLTRLPILTYYPFDGGPYIASGIAIARDPEYGLNASYHRAMMFRENGELVKDKLVLRILQRDFDAYIKRGLREFAFCIGNSIPVLVGAAISAPINVDEMAIANALSETRLYRVGGHTVPGSEIVIIMEFTGEMHDEGPFVDLTETVDIVRKQRVARVRHIFVRKDPIFHALLPGGLEHKVLMGMPREPTIYREVAKVCEVKDVLITPGGASWLHGVVSIHKKNPDDGMKAIDAAFRGHRSMKHVFIVDDDIDIHNPHDVEWAMATRFQGKKGIKMFEDKGSSLDPSSDMETQMTTKIGFDMTIPSEDPSKKGPRKEFRRPPLPMKLRLEDYLEG, translated from the coding sequence ATGGAGCTGAGGGAGTTTCTGAAACTGCTCGAAAGTAAGGGAATGCTTACGCGGATAAAGAGGGAGGTCGACACGGTCTACGAAGCCGCGACATTGATAAAAATGCTCGATGGAAGGCCGCTCTATTTCGAGAGAGTGAAAGGACACAAGATGCCAGTGGTCTCGAACATCTGCGCCACGAGAGAGCTGGTCTGTTTGGGGCTCGGGATCCGGCGCGAGGAGCTGATAACGCGGCTGGCGGAGGCGATAGACCATCCAAAGCCCCCCGCGGTCGAGAACACGACCGACTACACGGACATCGGGACAGACCTCACCCGCCTCCCGATTCTGACCTACTATCCTTTCGACGGCGGGCCCTACATCGCCTCTGGCATCGCGATTGCACGCGACCCGGAGTACGGCCTAAACGCATCCTACCATAGGGCAATGATGTTCAGGGAAAACGGGGAGCTGGTAAAGGACAAACTCGTTCTGAGAATTCTGCAGAGGGATTTCGACGCCTATATTAAAAGGGGGCTGAGGGAGTTCGCCTTCTGCATAGGCAACTCCATTCCGGTGCTCGTGGGCGCAGCGATATCGGCGCCGATAAATGTCGACGAGATGGCGATCGCGAACGCCCTCTCCGAGACGAGGCTCTACCGCGTGGGCGGGCACACGGTCCCCGGCTCAGAGATAGTCATTATAATGGAGTTCACGGGCGAGATGCACGACGAGGGCCCGTTCGTTGACCTGACGGAGACCGTGGACATTGTCAGAAAACAGAGGGTCGCAAGAGTGAGGCACATATTCGTCAGGAAGGACCCCATATTCCATGCGCTCCTGCCCGGAGGGCTGGAGCACAAGGTGCTGATGGGAATGCCCAGGGAGCCGACGATCTACCGTGAGGTTGCGAAGGTCTGTGAGGTGAAGGACGTGCTCATCACGCCCGGTGGAGCTTCATGGCTCCATGGGGTTGTGTCTATTCACAAGAAGAATCCTGATGACGGAATGAAGGCAATAGACGCCGCGTTCAGGGGCCATAGGTCGATGAAGCACGTCTTCATCGTGGATGACGATATCGACATCCACAACCCTCACGATGTCGAGTGGGCAATGGCGACGCGCTTCCAGGGCAAGAAGGGAATCAAGATGTTCGAGGATAAGGGCTCGTCCCTCGACCCATCCTCAGACATGGAGACCCAGATGACGACCAAGATAGGGTTTGACATGACGATACCGAGCGAGGACCCGTCGAAAAAGGGCCCGCGGAAGGAATTCAGAAGGCCCCCGCTGCCGATGAAGCTGAGGCTAGAGGACTATCTGGAGGGTTGA
- a CDS encoding aconitase X catalytic domain-containing protein, producing MQLTKEEEAVLRGERGEVPQRCLRLLVRLGEIYGAERMIPVGSVQVAGVSYKSIGDPGRDFLEDYARLGARVVVPTFLNPAGMDIEQWRELGFPPAFAEQQLRIMRAFESMGIVTSASCTPYLIGMLPRFGEHIAWSESSAVSFANSVIGARTNREGGPSALAAAICGVTPDYGLHREENRQPHYHVRVSAELRTGSDFGALGCYVGKIVKDRIPFFTGIKWAGVDELKALGAAMAASGAVALYHVEGMTPEAGAVRREGLEAIDFGERELRDTYAKLGPSKEPDLVVVGCPHASLKEIAEVARLVSGRRLKKPLWVCTSRLMRSAAERIGYVSTIEKAGGKVVADTCMVVAPIEEMGFRVTGVCSGKAATYLPGHCKQAVMFGTLEELVEAAMK from the coding sequence GTGCAGCTTACCAAAGAAGAAGAGGCTGTTCTGAGGGGAGAGAGGGGCGAGGTCCCCCAGCGATGCCTGCGCCTGCTGGTCAGGCTCGGAGAGATATACGGAGCCGAGAGAATGATTCCTGTCGGGTCCGTTCAAGTCGCTGGGGTGTCCTACAAGTCTATTGGAGACCCTGGGAGGGACTTCCTCGAGGACTACGCGAGGCTGGGGGCGAGGGTCGTGGTGCCCACTTTCCTCAACCCGGCGGGAATGGACATTGAGCAGTGGCGGGAGCTGGGTTTCCCGCCCGCGTTCGCCGAGCAGCAGCTCAGAATCATGCGGGCATTCGAGTCAATGGGTATCGTGACGAGCGCTTCCTGCACGCCCTACCTCATCGGCATGCTCCCTCGGTTCGGCGAGCACATCGCCTGGTCGGAGTCATCGGCGGTTTCGTTCGCCAACTCCGTGATCGGCGCCCGGACCAATCGCGAGGGGGGACCCTCGGCCCTCGCGGCGGCGATATGTGGGGTCACGCCGGACTACGGCCTCCACCGCGAGGAGAACCGACAACCGCACTACCATGTGAGGGTCAGCGCGGAGCTGAGAACAGGCTCGGACTTTGGGGCGCTGGGCTGCTATGTCGGTAAAATCGTTAAGGACAGAATTCCATTCTTCACGGGGATTAAGTGGGCCGGCGTGGACGAGCTAAAGGCGCTCGGAGCTGCCATGGCGGCATCAGGCGCTGTGGCGCTCTACCATGTCGAGGGGATGACGCCAGAGGCCGGTGCGGTGAGGAGGGAGGGCTTGGAGGCCATCGACTTCGGCGAGAGAGAGCTCAGGGATACCTATGCGAAACTCGGCCCCTCGAAAGAGCCCGACCTTGTGGTCGTGGGCTGCCCCCACGCCTCGCTCAAAGAAATCGCTGAGGTCGCCCGGCTCGTCAGCGGAAGGCGTCTCAAGAAGCCGCTCTGGGTCTGCACTTCCCGGCTGATGAGGAGTGCCGCCGAGAGAATTGGCTATGTCTCGACCATCGAGAAGGCTGGGGGAAAGGTCGTCGCTGACACTTGCATGGTCGTGGCGCCCATTGAGGAGATGGGCTTCAGAGTGACTGGGGTCTGCTCCGGAAAGGCTGCGACCTATCTCCCCGGCCACTGCAAGCAGGCCGTGATGTTCGGGACGCTGGAAGAGCTCGTCGAGGCGGCGATGAAGTGA
- a CDS encoding HAD-IB family hydrolase, with protein MIPDCSRAGRAAAFFDLDGTLIRGHMILDFPDHLLSAGLFDPEIHRKIREMREDHRTGRLLYRKVAEALPSLYAEGLRGRRVSDVKLVAESFVAGRMKEVYDYSMPLVALMADSGRPGVALSGSPVETVLPMARRLGMEAAFGTELEVGGGRYTGRVLRNMILGETKRPVYEQIVELDGIDEANSFGFGDTEEDISFLERVGWPVALNPAPGLRATALRNGWTILAHGEEVVARVGELLKRVEEGREGAGLSGGRL; from the coding sequence GTGATTCCAGACTGCAGCCGCGCGGGGAGGGCCGCCGCATTCTTTGACCTGGACGGCACGCTCATCAGGGGCCACATGATTCTCGACTTCCCCGACCATCTCCTCTCCGCCGGGCTTTTCGACCCGGAGATTCACAGGAAAATTAGGGAGATGAGGGAAGACCACCGCACGGGCAGGCTCCTGTACAGAAAGGTTGCGGAAGCGCTCCCCAGCCTCTACGCGGAGGGGCTGAGGGGCCGGAGAGTGAGCGACGTGAAGCTAGTAGCAGAGAGCTTCGTGGCTGGGCGAATGAAGGAGGTGTACGACTACTCCATGCCCCTCGTTGCCCTGATGGCGGATAGCGGGAGGCCGGGAGTGGCCCTCAGCGGCTCGCCGGTGGAGACCGTCCTTCCGATGGCGCGCAGACTAGGCATGGAGGCGGCCTTCGGGACGGAGCTGGAGGTCGGGGGTGGCCGCTACACGGGCAGGGTCCTGAGGAACATGATTCTGGGCGAGACGAAGCGCCCCGTTTATGAACAAATCGTTGAGCTGGACGGAATTGATGAGGCGAACTCCTTCGGGTTCGGGGACACTGAAGAGGATATCTCATTTCTCGAAAGGGTCGGGTGGCCCGTGGCCCTCAACCCCGCTCCCGGCCTCAGGGCGACAGCCTTAAGAAATGGCTGGACGATTCTCGCCCATGGAGAGGAGGTGGTGGCGAGGGTTGGAGAGCTCTTAAAGAGAGTAGAGGAGGGGCGCGAGGGAGCCGGGCTGAGCGGGGGAAGACTGTAG
- a CDS encoding DUF126 domain-containing protein, with translation MARFQGRTISPGKAEGEALVSKEPIGFYGGVDPKTGVFIEKGHELEGKSVKGKILVFPKGKGSTVGSYVIYGLAANGVAPAAIINAETETIVATGVILAGLPCVDRVPVENIRTGDRVRVDADTGTVEIL, from the coding sequence GTGGCGCGCTTTCAGGGGAGGACGATAAGTCCGGGAAAGGCCGAGGGGGAGGCACTAGTTTCGAAGGAGCCCATCGGCTTCTATGGGGGAGTGGACCCGAAGACGGGGGTATTCATTGAGAAGGGGCACGAGCTCGAGGGGAAGAGCGTCAAAGGAAAAATTCTGGTATTCCCGAAGGGCAAGGGATCCACGGTTGGCTCATATGTCATCTATGGCCTGGCCGCCAACGGGGTCGCCCCCGCCGCAATTATTAACGCCGAGACGGAGACGATAGTAGCGACGGGCGTGATACTCGCGGGTCTGCCATGTGTCGACAGAGTACCGGTGGAGAACATAAGAACCGGTGACAGGGTCAGGGTAGACGCCGACACCGGAACGGTGGAGATTCTCTGA
- a CDS encoding PKD domain-containing protein encodes MTRPLWFVALILLTTPIPMPTLIGEGEGACSGGKVEPSMPPASSLEGGAMERADPEVSGEGPHSRSVAWEMLAPSSYTIDRVVISAGRANLSQVLESVGESWSQRARLGDGAEREDFSAAWDDANNQMIIHGGYYFVSGMQDASWFQPLYTYSPVSNTWTNRGNAKLPAGNVGVWDGADGCFITHGGYYLSMWGNAYYNQTWAWYPSIQGWSRLADGPTRFHHSAVWDPVDGVMIIFGGLETISGAPYGDLWAFNMSTNSWAQLNPGGVTPSARAYHTAVWDTNGSRMLVFGGYNNGPLSDLWAFNYTQMRWTQLASASSARYGHSACWNSDLGVMTVIGGKVGAQGTNSNETLTYDPSANAWASNANLPAAGRFRHACVYDTANHQVILYGGGTGSGQDEFSDTWAFRYGHLELRYVPQGTIQSLPFDTGPDFHSLNRITWYGEIPLGTSITLRFRSSQTNVNSSSFTDIGNGSRPVHQGRFVQWNATLHASSDRTKTPELGAVVLEYTVNSKPRAFPGEDRQAYKRTEVVLNGSAVDLDGDPVTYKWSRVSGPATALNNPESQRASFIPTKSGAYVFSLVVSDGFAESQPATVTITVPNRPPRCDAGPNQTGFKRQLVTFTATASDEDGDPLSYLWTQSSGPPAMPAVTDQPFLSFVPFTIGCYTFRLEVSDGEETSEPSYVTAVISGKTPTAHLEARPSQTGLNSEVLFSASRSRDEDGDIVAWLFDFGDGNSSGWIKHSSVNHTYTAPGEYNATVRVRDDDGMESGCATACVRVENRPPVVDAQVYPLTGNTSTVFRFSVPAGTTIDPDGTIVAYEWDFGDGTTASGSAQTHTYRKKGNYTVVFTVTDNFGAKASVELEVRVLNRPPVVVSYSPAERTVCYTGVGQLFSVAMSDPDGDRLFYEWFVNDVPQRDNDSSMAFTPEKKGVYKILVRVSDGEAEALYGWTLEVRSRPAIGQEGKVELFWPAIIIVLIIAATITIFFLRRGREGETEAILEAEPIESYEGPPPPEAEPAAPAGGEVEGYESGGAGLTPPPALPEERLSYAPDPYQQKVWSRRGPE; translated from the coding sequence TTGACGAGGCCCCTGTGGTTTGTGGCTCTTATTCTGCTCACCACCCCCATTCCCATGCCCACATTGATAGGAGAGGGGGAAGGCGCATGCTCCGGAGGTAAGGTGGAGCCCTCTATGCCACCTGCGTCCAGCCTCGAGGGTGGCGCCATGGAGAGGGCGGACCCTGAGGTCTCGGGCGAGGGCCCCCACTCCCGAAGCGTAGCCTGGGAGATGCTCGCTCCCTCCTCCTACACGATAGACAGGGTGGTAATATCGGCGGGTAGGGCGAATCTCTCTCAGGTTCTTGAGAGCGTGGGCGAGAGTTGGAGCCAGCGAGCCCGCCTCGGCGACGGGGCGGAGAGGGAGGACTTCTCCGCCGCCTGGGACGATGCCAACAACCAGATGATCATCCACGGAGGCTACTACTTCGTCTCGGGCATGCAGGACGCAAGCTGGTTCCAGCCACTTTATACTTATTCTCCGGTGAGCAACACCTGGACTAATCGTGGGAATGCCAAACTCCCGGCGGGCAACGTCGGTGTCTGGGACGGCGCGGACGGCTGCTTCATCACCCACGGCGGGTACTACCTGAGCATGTGGGGCAATGCCTACTACAACCAAACCTGGGCCTGGTACCCGTCAATACAGGGGTGGAGCCGGCTCGCGGACGGGCCCACTCGCTTTCACCACTCCGCGGTCTGGGACCCCGTGGACGGCGTGATGATTATTTTCGGGGGTTTGGAGACGATAAGCGGCGCCCCCTACGGGGACCTCTGGGCGTTCAATATGAGCACCAATTCCTGGGCCCAGCTGAACCCCGGTGGGGTAACTCCTTCGGCACGCGCTTACCACACCGCGGTCTGGGACACCAACGGCAGTCGGATGCTGGTTTTCGGCGGCTACAACAACGGCCCCCTCTCTGACCTTTGGGCCTTCAACTATACGCAGATGCGCTGGACGCAGCTAGCGAGCGCGTCCTCGGCGCGCTACGGCCACTCCGCCTGCTGGAATTCCGACTTAGGTGTAATGACGGTCATTGGTGGCAAGGTTGGGGCGCAGGGCACAAACTCTAACGAGACACTGACCTACGACCCTTCTGCAAACGCGTGGGCCTCGAACGCAAACCTCCCAGCCGCGGGCCGATTCCGGCACGCCTGCGTGTACGACACTGCCAACCATCAGGTTATTCTGTATGGGGGCGGCACTGGCAGCGGGCAGGACGAGTTCTCAGACACATGGGCCTTTAGATACGGTCATCTGGAGCTCAGGTACGTCCCCCAGGGAACCATCCAGAGCCTTCCGTTCGACACCGGCCCCGATTTCCACAGCCTCAATAGAATTACATGGTACGGAGAGATTCCTCTGGGGACGAGCATAACTCTCCGGTTCCGGTCGAGTCAAACGAATGTGAACAGCTCATCCTTCACGGACATTGGAAACGGGAGCCGGCCGGTCCACCAAGGGCGCTTCGTCCAGTGGAATGCCACCCTCCACGCCTCCTCCGACAGGACAAAGACGCCTGAGCTGGGGGCAGTGGTTCTGGAGTATACGGTAAACAGTAAGCCAAGGGCGTTCCCGGGCGAGGACAGGCAGGCCTATAAAAGGACAGAGGTTGTTCTCAATGGGAGCGCGGTGGATCTCGATGGAGACCCGGTGACATATAAATGGAGTAGGGTCTCGGGGCCCGCGACGGCCCTCAACAATCCAGAAAGCCAGAGGGCCTCCTTCATCCCCACCAAGTCTGGAGCCTATGTGTTCTCTCTGGTCGTGAGCGACGGCTTCGCCGAAAGCCAACCCGCGACCGTAACGATAACCGTCCCGAACAGGCCGCCGAGGTGCGACGCCGGACCCAACCAAACGGGCTTCAAGAGGCAGCTCGTAACCTTCACAGCGACCGCCTCCGACGAGGACGGAGACCCCCTGAGCTACCTATGGACTCAGTCCTCGGGTCCACCCGCCATGCCCGCGGTCACCGACCAGCCCTTCCTCTCCTTCGTGCCGTTCACTATCGGCTGCTACACCTTCAGGCTGGAGGTGAGCGATGGAGAGGAGACGAGCGAACCCTCCTACGTGACGGCGGTCATCTCAGGAAAGACCCCCACCGCCCATCTGGAGGCCAGACCATCTCAGACCGGCCTGAACTCCGAAGTACTGTTCTCGGCGTCTAGGTCGAGGGACGAGGATGGCGACATCGTCGCGTGGCTCTTTGACTTCGGCGACGGAAACTCATCCGGGTGGATAAAGCATTCCTCCGTCAACCATACCTACACCGCGCCCGGCGAGTACAACGCCACGGTCAGGGTCCGGGACGACGATGGAATGGAATCAGGGTGCGCCACAGCCTGCGTGCGCGTGGAGAACAGGCCGCCCGTCGTTGACGCACAGGTCTACCCGCTCACCGGGAACACCTCGACCGTTTTCAGGTTCTCCGTGCCCGCCGGAACCACAATTGACCCTGACGGGACGATAGTGGCTTATGAGTGGGACTTCGGTGACGGAACAACCGCGAGCGGGAGCGCCCAGACCCATACTTATAGAAAGAAGGGAAACTACACCGTCGTCTTTACCGTGACCGACAACTTCGGCGCAAAGGCATCAGTCGAGCTTGAGGTCAGGGTCCTGAATAGGCCCCCTGTGGTTGTATCGTACTCGCCGGCGGAGAGGACTGTGTGCTACACAGGCGTCGGCCAGCTGTTCTCCGTAGCGATGTCGGATCCTGATGGGGACAGGCTTTTCTACGAGTGGTTCGTAAACGACGTCCCCCAGAGAGACAACGACAGCTCGATGGCCTTCACGCCCGAGAAAAAGGGGGTATACAAAATCCTTGTCAGGGTCAGCGACGGCGAAGCTGAGGCTCTCTACGGCTGGACGCTCGAGGTCAGGTCCAGACCCGCAATTGGGCAGGAGGGCAAGGTGGAACTGTTCTGGCCCGCGATTATTATCGTCCTCATCATCGCCGCGACCATTACGATATTTTTCCTGCGCAGGGGCAGGGAGGGTGAGACGGAGGCGATTCTCGAGGCCGAGCCGATCGAGTCCTACGAGGGCCCCCCGCCGCCCGAGGCCGAGCCAGCCGCACCTGCTGGGGGAGAGGTAGAGGGATACGAGAGCGGCGGGGCCGGGCTGACGCCGCCCCCAGCGCTTCCTGAAGAGAGGCTGAGCTACGCCCCCGACCCATACCAGCAGAAGGTCTGGAGCAGGCGCGGCCCCGAGTAG